From a region of the Pelorhabdus rhamnosifermentans genome:
- a CDS encoding phosphopentomutase, with translation MFHRIILIVLDSVGIGALPDAADFGDENVHTLGHIARSQGGLILPSLESLGLGCIESLCGVSCPLEPRGCYGKLAEISRGKDTTSGHWEMAGCPVFIAFPVYPKGFPPDIVAAFEQLTGYKMLGNQVASGTEIIAEFGEVHMRTGQPIVYTSADSVLQIAAHEETFGLDELYRICKITRKEICIGDHQVGRIIARPFIGTPGNFVRTPNRHDYSIFPPAPTVLDLLKKQEFSVLGVGKIGDIFAQRGLTQSVSTQSNHDGMQRLSALMKTEIQQGLIMANLVEFDSQYGHRRNPAGYKAALEEFDQDLAVLIRQLDSNDLLIITADHGCDPTATGSDHTREYVPLIVYAEGLESHNLGVRSTFADIGATIAENFLPESDLPYGTSFLQQLVKDKSGNF, from the coding sequence GTGTTTCACCGTATAATTTTAATTGTACTTGACAGCGTTGGTATCGGGGCTTTACCTGATGCAGCTGATTTTGGTGACGAAAATGTACATACATTAGGTCATATTGCCCGCTCGCAAGGTGGGCTTATTTTGCCGTCGTTAGAGTCCTTAGGATTGGGCTGTATTGAAAGTTTATGTGGCGTTTCTTGTCCCTTAGAACCTAGGGGATGTTATGGTAAATTAGCAGAAATATCACGTGGTAAAGATACGACAAGCGGCCATTGGGAAATGGCTGGCTGTCCTGTTTTTATTGCCTTCCCGGTCTATCCCAAAGGATTTCCACCGGACATTGTTGCTGCTTTTGAACAACTTACAGGCTATAAAATGTTGGGGAATCAGGTGGCTTCAGGAACGGAGATTATTGCCGAATTTGGAGAAGTGCATATGCGTACCGGCCAGCCGATTGTCTATACTTCGGCTGATAGTGTACTTCAGATTGCAGCTCATGAAGAAACATTTGGTCTTGATGAGCTTTATCGTATTTGTAAGATTACGCGCAAGGAGATTTGTATTGGTGACCATCAAGTAGGACGTATTATTGCCCGGCCATTTATTGGTACGCCTGGCAATTTTGTACGCACACCGAACCGACATGATTACAGTATTTTTCCGCCTGCGCCGACTGTCCTCGATTTATTAAAAAAGCAGGAATTTTCCGTCCTTGGTGTGGGGAAAATTGGTGACATTTTTGCGCAACGTGGTTTAACTCAGTCTGTTTCGACCCAGTCCAATCACGATGGCATGCAGCGGCTTAGTGCGCTCATGAAAACAGAGATTCAGCAGGGGCTGATTATGGCTAATTTAGTTGAATTTGACAGCCAGTATGGACATCGGCGCAACCCGGCGGGATATAAAGCCGCACTAGAAGAATTTGATCAGGATTTGGCTGTGCTTATAAGGCAGCTTGATTCTAATGATTTACTTATTATTACAGCCGATCATGGCTGCGATCCCACGGCAACAGGCTCAGATCATACGCGGGAGTATGTGCCTCTTATCGTGTATGCTGAGGGCCTTGAATCACATAATTTAGGCGTGCGATCGACTTTTGCCGATATTGGGGCTACCATTGCGGAAAACTTCTTGCCTGAATCCGATTTACCTTATGGGACGAGCTTTTTACAGCAGTTAGTGAAGGACAAGTCAGGTAATTTCTAG
- a CDS encoding D-alanyl-D-alanine carboxypeptidase family protein — protein MRNYRIMCIVFVVALVFLPGLSSWNQASAASKGKVVTTQLMTTAESAVLMDSNGIVLYEKNSHKPLPPASVTKSMTLLLAVEAVEQGKVQLTDEIYASENAWKQGGSQIWLEPGEKMSIHDMLVAIAVVSANDAAVAMMEHLYGNEQDAVAAMNERAAELGLKDTHFSNVNGLPVANHYMSAYDTALIVKEAVKHPLYLELCGIKEYWLRNGKNWLVNTNKLLWWYEGADGLKTGWTEEAKYCFAGTAKRDGLRLISVVFAAPEPRAHLRESMKLLDYGFANYSALSVVEQGAVVDRVRVAKGEEHDVQLVAASDLNLLLVKGQNRSVQKKIVTESSIVAPIQQGQKYGELLVLRDGKEIDKVDLVAEKSVAKAGFVKIFQEMMADFFALAH, from the coding sequence ATGAGAAACTATCGAATCATGTGTATTGTTTTTGTTGTTGCCCTTGTTTTTTTACCTGGATTGAGTAGTTGGAATCAAGCATCTGCTGCAAGTAAAGGCAAAGTTGTTACAACTCAACTTATGACAACGGCTGAGTCGGCAGTGTTAATGGATTCAAACGGGATTGTCCTGTATGAAAAGAATTCTCACAAGCCGCTGCCACCCGCAAGTGTCACCAAGTCGATGACGTTGTTACTTGCTGTCGAAGCAGTGGAACAGGGGAAAGTTCAACTAACAGATGAAATTTACGCGAGTGAAAATGCCTGGAAGCAAGGTGGATCGCAAATTTGGCTTGAGCCAGGGGAGAAAATGTCTATTCATGATATGCTTGTAGCCATCGCTGTTGTGAGTGCCAATGATGCGGCTGTCGCTATGATGGAACATCTTTATGGTAATGAGCAAGATGCAGTTGCGGCTATGAATGAGCGTGCAGCTGAATTGGGACTGAAAGATACGCATTTTAGTAACGTTAACGGATTGCCTGTGGCGAATCATTACATGAGTGCATACGATACAGCCTTGATCGTTAAAGAAGCCGTTAAGCATCCCTTATATCTTGAACTTTGCGGAATAAAAGAATATTGGCTGAGAAATGGGAAGAATTGGCTAGTTAATACGAATAAGCTGCTTTGGTGGTATGAGGGGGCTGATGGTTTAAAGACGGGGTGGACGGAAGAAGCGAAATATTGTTTTGCTGGTACAGCAAAACGTGATGGGCTTCGTTTAATTTCGGTAGTCTTTGCAGCGCCAGAACCGCGCGCCCATTTGCGTGAGAGTATGAAACTTTTAGATTATGGTTTTGCCAACTATTCTGCTTTGTCTGTTGTAGAGCAAGGGGCAGTGGTGGACAGGGTGCGAGTCGCGAAGGGGGAAGAGCATGATGTGCAATTAGTAGCAGCATCTGATTTGAATTTGTTGCTTGTGAAGGGGCAGAATCGGAGTGTTCAGAAAAAAATTGTAACGGAGTCAAGTATTGTGGCGCCTATTCAGCAGGGGCAGAAGTATGGTGAACTCCTTGTGCTTAGAGATGGTAAAGAAATCGATAAAGTGGATTTAGTCGCCGAAAAATCCGTTGCCAAGGCTGGATTTGTTAAAATATTTCAAGAAATGATGGCCGATTTCTTCGCTCTTGCTCATTGA